One Oryza sativa Japonica Group chromosome 8, ASM3414082v1 DNA window includes the following coding sequences:
- the LOC136351414 gene encoding uncharacterized protein produces MDLVHGGQCRVSWTNVCHPKAFGGLGIPDLRLAGFALRVRWLWLQRSGHPYWDGLKALVERTVSDMFDASTFFMPGMVNRCSSRLTNGLMAAQWLPWLLISSSSCPSASECLTSSSRRVSEIVLFGVGQQLWKEWNSMVFDSALSSVSEVLQSILSEGHLWSLAGIANFGGFFGRVVGSNVIKSPD; encoded by the exons ATGGATTTGGTTCACGGTGGGCAGTGCCGGGTGTCCTGGACGAACGTCTGTCATCCCAAGGCCTTTGGTGGGTTGGGCATCCCTGACCTCAGGTTGGCTGGGTTTGCCCTGCGTGTTCGCTGGCTTTGGCTTCAGCGCTCTGGGCATCCTTATTGGGATGGTTTGAAGGCCCTCGTCGAGCGGACTGTTTCCGACATGTTCGATGCGTCCACCTTCTTCATGCCGGGGATGGTGAATCGGTGCTCTTCTAGACTGACCAATGGATTGATGGCCGCTCAATGGCTTCCTTGGCTCCTGATCTCCTCTTCGTCGTGCCCCAGTGCATCTGAG TGTCTCACTTCCAGCTCTCGTCGGGTGTCGGAGATCGTCTTGTTTGGTGTTGGACAA CAACTGTGGAAGGAATGGAACTCCATGGTTTTCGACTCTGCATTATCTTCAGTCTCGGAGGTCCTGCAGTCCATCCTCTCAGAGGGCCATCTATGGTCGTTAGCTGGCATTGCTAATTTTGGGGGTTTTTTTGGGAGAGTAGTGGGCTCCAATGTTATCAAGTCACCCGACTAA
- the LOC4344736 gene encoding kinetochore protein NUF2 homolog, with protein MASNFSFPPLTPEQIAEALHTYGLAPTANLRAEDIANPQPDLLPAVISNFLATVVDPTGADDLDGQLGFDALASLDNPEHYMEGIRVLRLHKRASAFLESIQFPGFTLRDLLRPDPRRLVQVLSALINFLYYRDDKLALLQPIIHEFPNLDERCMELKAKLAEHQKAIADHELAAQMEEPMVQQIEAEVNSLKQKLVEYNKKQLALRANATAINDKKEETHRKIAKNDFELVKLAQENSKLLPKIVESPEKLQRALEEKKTARAELKNAEKIATQSVQEKTATLEIYSKGYEKLSKHSTKIQALQEQVTATKALEKEVKARKTKISDESVEIMALDTKIIEWDGKVHEMEEHVKAKEKKKDQIVADENQKLAALSSEVEWKLKCLEPRERKVEETIAKATKLCAEVDSTRTDAAEELQLIYAKFQQIGHAFTCYKDNFKSFLEQVDEVSKETLESLDRQAVEPLDTSATL; from the exons atggcgtCCAACTTCTCCTTCCCTCCGTTGACGCCGGAGCAGATCGCGGAGGCGCTGCACACCTACGGCCTCGCCCCCACCGCCAACCTCCGCGCGGAGGACATCGCCAACCCGCAGCCGGATCTCCTCCCCGCCGTCATCTCCAACTtcctcgccaccgtcgtcgaccCCACCGG CGCCGACGACCTCGACGGGCAGCTAGGATTCGACGCGCTGGCGTCGCTCGACAACCCGGAGCACTACATGGAGGGCATCCGGGTACTCCGCCTCCACAAGAGGGCCAGCGCTTTCCTCGAGTCCATCCAGTTCCCCGGGTTCACGCTCCGCGACCTCCTccgccccgacccgcgccgcctcGTGCAAGTCCTCAGCGCCCTCATCAACTTCCTCTACTACAGGGACGACAAGCTCGCCCTCCTGCAGCCCATCATCCACGAGTTCCCCAACTTGGATGAACGGTGCATGGAGCTCAAGGCCAAGCTTGCCGAG CATCAGAAGGCAATTGCCGATCATGAGCTCGCGGCGCAAATGGAGGAGCCGATGGTTCAGCAGATAGAGGCGGAGGTCAATTCCCTGAAGCAAAAGCTTGTAGAGTACAACAAAAAGCAGCTGGCACTGAGAGCCAACGCGACTGCGATCAATGACAAGAAAGAGGAGACCCACAGAAAG ATTGCCAAAAATGATTTTGAGTTGGTGAAACTAGCACAAGAAAATTCCAAGTTATTGCCAAAAATTGTTGAGTCCCCAGAAAAGCTTCAG AGGGCCCTTGAAGAGAAGAAAACAGCTCGTGCTGAATTAAAGAATGCTGAGAAGATAGCAACGCAAAGTGTACAAGAGAAAACTGCCACTTTGGAGATATACAGTAAG GGTTATGAAAAATTGTCGAAGCATTCTACTAAAATCCAGGCTTTACAAGAACAG GTTACTGCAACTAAAGCCCTTGAGAAAGAAGTCAAAGCGCGCAAAACTAAGATTAGTGATGAAAGTGTTGAAATTATGGCCCTTGACACAAAGATTATTGAATGGGATGGGAAAG TGCATGAAATGGAGGAGCATGTTAaagctaaagaaaaaaaaaaggatcaaaTAGTAGCAGACGAAAATCAGAAGCTGGCTGCTTTGAGTTCTGAAGTTGAATGGAAACTCAAGTGTCTTGAACCTCGTGAAAGGAAAGTAGAGGAAACAATTGCAAAG GCTACTAAACTATGTGCGGAAGTTGATTCAACAAGGACTGATGCTGCAGAAGAACTACAGCTGATATATGCTAAATTTCAACAAATTGGACATGCG TTTACTTGCTACAAGGATAATTTTAAGTCTTTCTTGGAACAAGTTGATGAGGTGAGCAAAGAAACTTTAGAAAGTTTAGATCGTCAAGCTGTGGAGCCATTGGACACATCTGCAACATTGTAG
- the LOC107276427 gene encoding MOB kinase activator-like 1A, translated as MDWIEGQLDDESIFPQKLGTPFPPNFKEVVKTIFKRLFRVYAHIYHSSFQKIVSLKEEAHLNTCFKHFILFTTEFGLIDKKELAPLQELIESIIPY; from the exons ATGGACTGGATTGAAGGCCAACTTGATGATGAATCTATATTTCCCCAAAAGCTTG GCACACCATTCCCGCCAAACTTCAAGGAGGTTGTAAAGACAATTTTCAAGCGCTTGTTTCGTGTTTATGCCCACATATATCACTCCAGTTTTCAGAAGATTGTCAGCCTCAAGGAGGAGGCCCATCTTAACACGTGCTTCAAGCACTTCATTCTGTTTACAACT GAATTTGGCCTGATTGACAAGAAGGAGCTGGCTCCACTCCAGGAGCTCATCGAATCGATTATTCCATACTGA
- the LOC4344737 gene encoding uncharacterized protein → MRSGGDVRSFFRQQKAHAAGGVKPTGGVSKKAALPRHHHKPASQATPDRAVDDARRHVEEAEEEEGRERMAREFDMDMRYGPCLGLTRAQRWRRAAALGLAPPPAVIAVCSDDQPCLWEGRV, encoded by the exons atgaggagcggcggcgacgtcagGTCCTTCTTCCGGCAGCAGAaggcccacgccgccggcggcgtcaaGCCCACCGGCGGCGTCTCCAAGAAGGCGGCGCTGCCCCGCCACCACCACAAGCCCGCGTCGCAGG CGACGCCAGATCGCGCCGTCGACGACGCGAGGAGGCAcgtcgaggaggcggaggaggaggaggggcgggaGAGGATGGCTCGGGAGTTCGACATGGACATGCGGTACGGGCCCTGCCTCGGCCTCACCCGCGCCCAGCgctggcgccgcgccgccgcgctcggcctcgccccgccgcccgccgtcatcgccgtctgCTCCGACGACCAGCCGTGCCTCTGGGAGGGCCGCGTCTAG